The Flavobacteriales bacterium genome contains the following window.
GCATGGCCGCGGCATCGCCGTTGTCCACAAGCGCGCTGTCCTGCACAACGCCCACCAGACGCTTGTTCTCCACCACGGGCAGGTGGTTCACCTTGAATTCTTCCATCCAGTCGAGCGCGCGGCCGATGGTGTCGCTGGTGCGCAACGGTGGGATATCGTCGGTGATGAGGTCGATGGCGTGCATCTATCGCGGGATCGTGCTTCTACTTTTGGGCCGTCGTGCCAAAGGCTTCCAGCCTGTGCGCGGCCAAGGTAGAAGCGTAACCGTGACCCGTCTCAGCGTCAATATCAACAAGCTCGCCACGTTGCGCAATGCACGCGGCGGCAACAACCCCGATGTGGTGCAATGGGCCGTGGACATCCAGCGCATGGGCGCGCACGGCATCACCGTGCATCCCCGGCCGGATGAACGCCACATCCGCCGCAGCGACGTGTACGCGCTGAAGGAAGCCGTTCACACCGAGTTCAACATCGAAGGCTATCCCAGCGACGACTTCATCGGGCTGGTGATGAACGTGAAGCCGCACCAGGTGACGCTGGTGCCCGATCCGCCGGGCGTGCTTACCAGCAACGCCGGCTGGGACACGCTGAAGCACCGCGACTTCCTCCGCACCGTGTTGGCGCGGTTCAAGGACGCGGGCATCCGCACCAGCGTCTTCATC
Protein-coding sequences here:
- a CDS encoding pyridoxine 5'-phosphate synthase; protein product: MTRLSVNINKLATLRNARGGNNPDVVQWAVDIQRMGAHGITVHPRPDERHIRRSDVYALKEAVHTEFNIEGYPSDDFIGLVMNVKPHQVTLVPDPPGVLTSNAGWDTLKHRDFLRTVLARFKDAGIRTSVFIGTDADMIAGAAETGNDRIELYTEPYAANFHKDRQNAVLPFSIAAKHATSLGLGINAGHDLDLHNLRHFQENVPGLLEVSIGHALVCDALRYGMANTVELYLRELQQH